A genomic window from Silene latifolia isolate original U9 population chromosome Y, ASM4854445v1, whole genome shotgun sequence includes:
- the LOC141632492 gene encoding uncharacterized protein LOC141632492, translated as MSLMRLKDEVERRGIHMIQKGDAIGDLTMEPELYDEIRRKQLLDLKIQEWKGEVEKGTTSRFSIHADETVRFDNRWCVPKNDELKKMIMAEAHFTTYSAHSEGDKLYKDLKKIFWWPGMKKNVADFVARCLTYQRVKGE; from the coding sequence atgtctttgatgaggttgaaagATGAGGTAGAAAGGAGGGGAATACACATGATCCAGAAGGGCGATGCTATTGGTGACTTAACTATGGAGCCTGAACTTTATGATGAGATTAGGAGGAAACAGTTGCTTGATCTTAAAATCCAAGAGTGGAAGGGAGAGGTGGAAAAGGGTACTACTTCGAGATTTTCGATCCACGCGGATGAGACTGTTCGGTTTGATAATAGATGGTGTGTGCCAAAAAATGACgagctgaaaaagatgatcatggcTGAGGCTCATTTCACTACTTATTCGGCGCATTCAGaaggtgacaagttatataaagatttgaagaaaatcTTTTGGTGGCCGGGGATGAAGAAAAATGTAGCAGATTTTGTTGCTCGGTGTTTGACTTACCAGAGAGTCAAGGGGGAATAA